A genomic region of Gemmatimonadota bacterium contains the following coding sequences:
- a CDS encoding Gfo/Idh/MocA family oxidoreductase — MDAVRIGIIGTGNMGSHHIEYLSGNEIPGAVLKAVCDVKPDQLARAKSLAGDGVETFADADELLESAAIDAVIIATPHYDHPPLAIKAFARGLHVLCEKPAGVYTRQVREMNAAGEKSGLVFGLMFNQRTLGEHQKLKELVASGELGELRRTNYIITNWFRAQSYYDSGGWRATWSGEGGGVLANQCPHNLDLWQWICGMPVRIRAFCGFGKYHDIEVEDDVTAYAEYENGATGVFITTTGESPGTNRMEITGDNGKVVMEEGRITFWRNRTPADVFNREWKGGFGSPETWKCAITFKAGGEEHRGITRDWIRAILEGTPLIAPGVEGIRGVELANAMLLSAWLDDWVEIPVDEALYYEKLQERIQASTVRKEDTGGATLSVEGTF, encoded by the coding sequence ATGGACGCCGTTCGCATCGGCATCATCGGTACGGGAAACATGGGCAGCCACCATATCGAGTACCTGTCCGGGAACGAGATCCCGGGCGCGGTGCTGAAGGCTGTCTGCGACGTGAAGCCGGATCAGTTGGCGCGCGCGAAGTCGCTCGCCGGCGATGGTGTCGAGACTTTCGCGGACGCAGACGAACTATTGGAGTCAGCGGCGATCGACGCAGTGATCATCGCTACCCCCCACTACGACCATCCGCCGCTGGCGATCAAGGCCTTTGCCCGGGGGCTTCACGTCCTCTGCGAGAAACCGGCCGGTGTATACACGCGCCAGGTGCGGGAAATGAACGCGGCGGGCGAAAAGAGCGGGCTGGTGTTCGGTCTCATGTTCAACCAGCGGACCCTCGGCGAACACCAGAAACTCAAAGAACTCGTGGCGTCCGGCGAACTGGGCGAACTCCGCCGCACCAACTACATCATCACGAACTGGTTCCGCGCGCAGAGCTACTACGACTCGGGCGGCTGGCGCGCCACGTGGTCCGGCGAAGGCGGCGGCGTGCTCGCCAACCAATGTCCCCACAACCTCGATCTCTGGCAGTGGATCTGCGGCATGCCCGTGCGCATCCGGGCGTTCTGCGGCTTCGGCAAGTACCACGATATCGAGGTGGAGGACGACGTGACGGCCTATGCCGAATACGAGAACGGCGCCACGGGCGTATTCATCACGACCACGGGCGAATCCCCGGGGACCAACCGCATGGAAATCACGGGGGACAACGGCAAGGTGGTCATGGAAGAGGGCAGGATCACCTTCTGGCGCAACAGGACCCCGGCGGACGTCTTCAACCGCGAATGGAAGGGCGGTTTCGGAAGTCCGGAGACCTGGAAGTGCGCAATTACCTTCAAGGCCGGGGGCGAAGAGCACCGGGGCATCACCAGGGACTGGATACGTGCGATCCTGGAGGGCACGCCGCTCATTGCACCGGGCGTGGAAGGCATCCGGGGCGTCGAGCTCGCCAACGCCATGCTGCTGTCCGCCTGGCTCGACGACTGGGTCGAAATACCGGTGGACGAAGCGCTCTACTACGAAAAACTTCAGGAACGGATCCAAGCATCCACGGTGCGCAAGGAGGATACCGGCGGCGCGACGCTGAGCGTCGAAGGCACGTTTTAG
- a CDS encoding quinone-dependent dihydroorotate dehydrogenase translates to MSLYRLLRPVFFSVDPEWIHRATLSAVGAAGRIPPVRGLLRSLFASDDPRLRMEAGGLVFPNPVGLAAGFDKNGVAIEGLAAAGFGFVEVGSVSAYPSAGNPGRPRLFRVPEDEAIVVNYGVPNDGAEAVARRFASAGPPGPPGPSRLPVPLGINLVETNTGRPAATDKVVEELVAAVQPFLGLADYVTLNLNCPNTASGRSPFDDPGTLRSLLAGYARYDAMPPTFLKVVPTTDPGAIEGTLAAMDPFPFVKGIVFGLPTGKPYAGLKSPQRLLDAMPGTLCGRPVRGLIDASIRAWYPRMDHSRHVIVGTGGIFNAEDVYEKIRLGATIVQLYTSLIYHGPGLVKRINRGLCRLLARDGLSRISDAVGVDNPHPRNPRNPRNPQRAVDA, encoded by the coding sequence ATGTCGCTCTACCGCCTCCTTCGCCCCGTATTCTTCAGCGTGGATCCCGAGTGGATTCATCGCGCCACGCTGTCCGCGGTCGGCGCGGCGGGACGCATTCCGCCCGTTCGCGGTCTGCTCCGGAGCCTGTTCGCCTCGGATGACCCGCGGCTCAGGATGGAAGCGGGAGGACTCGTCTTCCCCAATCCGGTCGGTCTGGCCGCCGGGTTCGACAAGAACGGGGTCGCCATAGAGGGACTCGCGGCGGCCGGATTCGGATTCGTGGAGGTCGGCTCGGTCTCGGCGTATCCGTCGGCCGGCAATCCCGGACGCCCGAGACTGTTCCGGGTGCCGGAGGACGAGGCGATCGTGGTCAACTACGGGGTGCCCAACGACGGCGCGGAAGCGGTGGCCCGGCGGTTCGCATCCGCCGGACCGCCCGGACCGCCCGGACCGTCCAGGCTGCCCGTCCCCCTCGGCATCAACCTGGTCGAAACGAACACCGGGAGGCCGGCGGCCACGGACAAGGTGGTGGAAGAACTGGTCGCGGCGGTGCAACCCTTCCTCGGCCTCGCCGATTACGTGACGCTCAATCTGAACTGCCCCAATACCGCGTCTGGTCGGAGTCCCTTCGACGATCCGGGCACCTTGCGGTCGTTGCTCGCTGGATACGCCCGGTACGACGCCATGCCGCCCACGTTCCTCAAGGTGGTGCCTACGACCGATCCCGGCGCCATTGAAGGGACGCTCGCGGCCATGGATCCATTCCCCTTCGTAAAAGGGATCGTTTTCGGGCTGCCGACGGGAAAACCCTATGCCGGTCTGAAGTCCCCGCAACGCCTGCTCGACGCCATGCCCGGGACGCTCTGCGGACGGCCTGTCCGGGGTCTGATCGACGCGTCAATCCGGGCCTGGTATCCGCGGATGGATCACAGCCGCCACGTGATCGTGGGTACGGGCGGCATATTCAACGCCGAGGACGTCTACGAGAAGATCCGCCTGGGCGCTACTATTGTACAATTGTACACATCGCTGATTTATCATGGTCCGGGTCTGGTAAAGCGCATCAACCGGGGTCTGTGCCGCCTGCTGGCGCGGGATGGCCTGAGCCGGATTTCCGATGCCGTGGGCGTGGACAATCCGCATCCGCGAAACCCGCGTAATCCGCGAAATCCGCAGAGAGCCGTCGATGCCTGA